Proteins co-encoded in one Petrotoga sp. 9PW.55.5.1 genomic window:
- the rsmI gene encoding 16S rRNA (cytidine(1402)-2'-O)-methyltransferase: protein MGKLFLVGTPIGNLEDITIRALKTLEKADLILAEDKRVTLKLINHFNLGKKELYTFNEVNSKRNLPEVLTLIRNYNSIVLVSDAGMPVLSDPGYNLVNACWEEGIEMEVIPGPSAITTVLAISGFPASKFLFLGFLPRDKKLRRLLKEIKDFKYPVVFFESPHRINKTLNEILESFGDIELFVGREMTKVYQEFFKGRVSEGITFFESKNQVKGELTVVISP, encoded by the coding sequence ATGGGAAAACTTTTTTTGGTCGGTACCCCTATAGGCAATCTTGAAGATATAACTATTAGAGCTTTAAAAACTTTGGAAAAAGCAGATTTAATTTTAGCTGAAGATAAAAGAGTTACCTTAAAATTAATAAATCATTTTAATTTAGGTAAAAAAGAATTATATACTTTCAATGAAGTAAATTCCAAAAGAAATCTTCCAGAAGTTTTGACATTAATTAGGAATTACAATAGTATTGTTTTGGTTTCTGATGCGGGAATGCCTGTTTTATCGGACCCCGGCTACAATCTTGTTAATGCATGCTGGGAAGAAGGAATTGAAATGGAGGTTATTCCAGGGCCTTCCGCTATTACAACTGTATTGGCTATAAGTGGTTTTCCTGCTTCAAAATTTTTATTTTTGGGTTTTTTGCCAAGAGATAAAAAATTAAGGAGACTGTTAAAGGAAATAAAAGATTTTAAATATCCAGTAGTATTTTTTGAATCTCCTCATAGAATTAATAAAACACTGAATGAAATACTTGAAAGTTTCGGAGATATAGAACTTTTTGTTGGCCGTGAAATGACAAAAGTTTATCAGGAGTTTTTTAAAGGTAGAGTGTCGGAAGGGATAACTTTTTTTGAATCCAAAAATCAGGTTAAAGGAGAGCTAACTGTTGTTATTTCCCCATGA
- the acpP gene encoding acyl carrier protein: MTKDELFQKVKEVIVDTLSVDENEVTLDASFTDDLDADSLELVDLTMAFESEFGVTIEDDELEKIKTVEIAVNMLAEKLNIDDED, encoded by the coding sequence ATGACAAAAGATGAATTATTCCAAAAGGTAAAGGAAGTAATAGTAGATACTTTGAGTGTTGACGAAAATGAGGTTACTTTAGATGCATCATTTACAGATGATTTAGATGCAGATTCTTTAGAGTTAGTAGATTTAACAATGGCTTTTGAATCAGAGTTTGGTGTTACTATTGAAGATGATGAATTAGAAAAAATAAAAACGGTTGAAATTGCCGTTAATATGCTTGCTGAGAAGTTAAACATCGACGACGAAGACTGA
- a CDS encoding extracellular matrix/biofilm biosynthesis regulator RemA family protein — translation MFISVGKGVFVPAERVHSVIPETFIQFGKIKKIYQGIDVISELENEGTVNSQNHIKGSLNLIDASYGKAVKSVIYMDSGQIILTPLEPKKIIEKIKKGRR, via the coding sequence ATGTTCATATCCGTTGGTAAAGGGGTTTTTGTTCCAGCAGAAAGGGTACATTCTGTAATACCGGAAACTTTTATACAATTTGGAAAAATAAAAAAAATATATCAAGGTATCGATGTAATTAGCGAGTTAGAGAATGAAGGAACAGTTAATTCTCAGAATCATATAAAAGGTTCCCTTAATCTGATCGATGCCTCTTATGGAAAGGCTGTTAAATCGGTTATTTACATGGATAGTGGGCAAATAATTTTAACTCCTCTTGAACCAAAAAAAATCATCGAAAAAATTAAAAAAGGAAGGCGATAA
- a CDS encoding CTP synthase yields MAKKYIIVTGGVLSGIGKGVVSASIGRLIKELGLKVNSLKVDPYLNVDAGTMNPNQHGEVFVTEDGYEADLDLGHYERFLGIDMKKFNNMTAGQVYKHVIEKEREGKYLGATVQMVPHVTERIKERIEEIDTEILLIEIGGTVGDIEGEIFLEAVRELSFEKGRDNFMFIHVTFVPYLHVTNEFKTKPTQQSVQLLRRIGIQPDMLLVRTEKEIDPSSLEKIALFGGVPSDYVVNLPDLSNVYEVPKILYEKSIHKLISKKLELTLSNDNNPFMWKCPKTFKNLKIAMISKYLGTDDAYKSIMESIFLSGVNRPELINAEELEEMNEDELNILLSKYQGIIIPGGFGRRAVEGKIKAIEYARENKVPLLGICLGMQLMVIEFARNVLKYDDSNSTEFDPKTPYPVIDLMEEQKKSLNLGGTMRLGSQKIDIIPNTKLSKIYKDKKEIFERHRHRYEVNYKMFEDMFEKGNNTPNKLTISAMTDFVEAVELSDHPFYVGIQYHPEFKTKVGEPHPIFKNFIEEVEKNKKN; encoded by the coding sequence ATGGCGAAAAAATACATTATAGTCACCGGAGGCGTACTAAGCGGTATAGGTAAAGGGGTTGTTTCTGCTTCAATCGGAAGACTTATCAAAGAATTAGGATTGAAAGTTAATTCCTTGAAAGTAGATCCTTATTTGAACGTCGATGCTGGAACTATGAATCCTAATCAGCATGGAGAAGTTTTTGTAACAGAAGATGGTTATGAAGCTGATTTAGATTTGGGCCATTATGAAAGATTTTTAGGTATTGATATGAAAAAATTTAACAATATGACTGCTGGCCAAGTATATAAACATGTTATTGAAAAAGAGAGAGAAGGAAAATATTTAGGAGCAACCGTTCAAATGGTGCCACATGTTACAGAAAGAATCAAAGAAAGAATTGAAGAGATAGATACCGAAATTCTTCTTATTGAAATAGGGGGCACCGTAGGGGACATTGAAGGAGAGATCTTTTTAGAAGCTGTTAGAGAGCTTTCTTTTGAGAAAGGCAGAGACAATTTCATGTTTATACATGTGACTTTCGTTCCATATTTGCATGTTACAAACGAGTTTAAAACGAAACCAACACAACAATCAGTGCAATTATTAAGAAGAATTGGAATACAACCAGACATGCTTTTAGTAAGAACCGAAAAAGAAATTGATCCATCCAGTCTTGAGAAGATTGCTCTTTTTGGAGGAGTACCATCTGATTACGTAGTTAATCTCCCCGATCTAAGCAATGTATATGAGGTCCCCAAAATATTATATGAAAAAAGCATTCATAAATTAATCTCTAAAAAGCTTGAATTAACACTTTCGAATGATAATAATCCTTTTATGTGGAAATGCCCAAAAACTTTTAAAAATTTAAAAATTGCCATGATTTCTAAGTATTTAGGAACAGACGATGCTTACAAAAGCATCATGGAAAGTATTTTTTTAAGTGGTGTTAATAGACCGGAATTAATCAATGCAGAAGAACTTGAAGAAATGAACGAAGATGAATTGAATATACTTTTATCAAAATATCAAGGGATCATAATTCCTGGGGGCTTTGGAAGAAGGGCTGTTGAAGGTAAGATCAAAGCTATAGAATATGCTAGAGAAAATAAGGTGCCCCTTTTAGGAATATGCTTGGGAATGCAGTTGATGGTTATAGAATTTGCACGAAATGTCCTTAAATATGATGATTCAAATTCTACGGAGTTCGATCCAAAAACTCCTTACCCTGTTATTGATTTAATGGAAGAGCAAAAAAAGAGCCTTAATCTTGGAGGAACTATGAGATTAGGTTCCCAAAAAATAGATATTATACCCAACACGAAACTTAGTAAGATTTATAAAGATAAAAAAGAAATTTTTGAAAGGCATCGACATAGATACGAAGTAAATTATAAAATGTTTGAGGATATGTTTGAAAAAGGAAATAATACTCCAAACAAACTAACTATTTCTGCAATGACAGATTTTGTAGAAGCAGTAGAGTTATCAGACCATCCTTTTTATGTTGGAATACAATACCATCCAGAGTTTAAAACAAAAGTAGGAGAACCCCATCCTATCTTCAAAAATTTTATTGAAGAAGTCGAAAAAAACAAAAAAAATTAG
- a CDS encoding exodeoxyribonuclease VII large subunit gives MLFPHDEEFKFESIQALIEYLNNIFLNSSLYKQEIEVIGDVTHSKYSKRGDLYVELSQKVGVSNYSITIFFSKSSVPYILDHCKVNNEKELINKRWKFQGIVNFWKREAKYVILGIAIIPLGDSEIEKKRKEILKKLATRNLLRKVESELVDLDPIRKIAVISSPTAAGFGDFQKNIHHARFIPIVHLYPAPMQGADTVPGIKKAMLSILKSKIGYDIVVIIRGGGSKSDLMYFDDLELGNLIAKFNKKIPVLTGIGHEQDKTIPDFVSWKSYSTPTEVSRDIVNQINFFVDRVEDFENYITNTFSTIFAQTEGLLSFNTINNIKYYINKELKITDKVIEDKDITINKKVNQIMEKCEKKLSPNNFVNIQNNINYKIKNYIRSILSNSKEISSQFKNRYEVSERLLISTFQGLTNASPFAAFLHKGVLVKKDDEIIDSVEDLVEDEMVNLIFKDGQADSKIEKIKKW, from the coding sequence TTGTTATTTCCCCATGATGAAGAGTTTAAATTTGAAAGTATCCAAGCATTAATTGAATATTTGAACAATATATTTTTAAATTCTTCTCTTTACAAACAAGAGATAGAGGTTATAGGTGATGTAACTCATTCAAAATATAGTAAAAGAGGGGATTTATACGTTGAATTGTCCCAAAAAGTTGGTGTATCCAATTATTCTATCACGATCTTTTTTAGCAAATCTTCAGTACCCTATATATTAGACCATTGCAAGGTGAACAACGAGAAAGAACTAATTAACAAAAGATGGAAGTTTCAAGGGATTGTGAATTTTTGGAAAAGGGAAGCTAAATATGTCATTTTAGGTATAGCGATTATACCTTTAGGTGATTCTGAGATTGAGAAAAAGAGAAAAGAAATATTAAAAAAATTAGCAACAAGAAATCTGTTAAGGAAAGTGGAATCAGAATTGGTTGATCTTGATCCTATAAGAAAAATTGCCGTTATAAGTTCTCCAACAGCGGCTGGTTTTGGAGATTTCCAAAAAAATATTCACCATGCTAGATTTATTCCCATTGTACATTTATATCCCGCTCCAATGCAAGGAGCTGATACGGTCCCCGGAATTAAAAAAGCAATGTTGTCGATTTTAAAATCTAAAATTGGCTACGATATAGTTGTTATAATAAGAGGTGGAGGATCAAAAAGCGACCTTATGTACTTTGATGATCTAGAATTAGGAAATCTTATCGCTAAATTTAATAAAAAAATTCCTGTGCTTACTGGAATAGGCCACGAACAAGATAAGACTATACCAGATTTTGTTAGTTGGAAAAGTTATTCAACACCTACAGAGGTTTCTAGAGACATAGTTAATCAGATAAATTTTTTTGTTGATCGTGTTGAAGATTTCGAAAATTATATAACAAATACTTTTTCTACTATATTTGCTCAAACAGAAGGTTTATTATCTTTCAATACAATTAACAATATCAAATACTATATTAACAAAGAGCTAAAGATTACAGATAAGGTTATCGAAGACAAAGATATAACTATAAATAAAAAAGTTAATCAAATTATGGAAAAATGCGAGAAAAAACTTTCACCAAATAACTTTGTAAATATTCAAAACAATATAAATTATAAAATAAAAAATTATATACGAAGTATTTTATCTAACTCAAAGGAAATTTCTTCTCAGTTTAAAAACAGGTATGAAGTTTCAGAAAGACTATTAATCAGCACTTTTCAAGGTTTAACAAATGCTAGTCCATTTGCTGCTTTTTTACATAAAGGAGTTTTAGTAAAAAAAGATGATGAGATAATAGATAGTGTAGAAGATTTAGTAGAGGATGAAATGGTAAATTTGATATTCAAAGATGGGCAAGCAGATTCTAAAATCGAAAAAATTAAAAAATGGTGA
- the clpP gene encoding ATP-dependent Clp endopeptidase proteolytic subunit ClpP: protein MSIPMPVVIESEGRYERAYDIYSRLLKDRIIFLGTPINDDVANLIIAQLLFLESQDPDKDIYLYINSPGGSVTAGLGIYDTMQYVKPDISTICIGQAASMGAVLLAAGTKGKRYSLPYSRIMIHQPWGGAEGSAIDIQIHAKEILRMKEDLNKILSKHTKQPLEKIEKDTDRDFFMNAQEALKYGILDKVITTKSEAQENKN, encoded by the coding sequence ATGTCTATACCAATGCCTGTAGTTATCGAAAGTGAAGGCAGATACGAAAGAGCTTATGATATATATTCAAGACTTTTGAAAGATAGAATAATTTTTTTAGGAACACCTATTAACGATGATGTGGCAAATTTAATAATTGCCCAACTCCTTTTTTTGGAATCTCAAGACCCAGATAAAGACATATATTTGTACATAAATTCTCCAGGTGGTTCGGTAACAGCAGGATTAGGGATATACGATACTATGCAGTATGTTAAACCTGATATTTCAACTATTTGTATAGGTCAAGCCGCATCAATGGGTGCTGTATTACTAGCTGCAGGGACAAAGGGTAAGAGGTATTCTTTGCCTTACTCAAGAATAATGATTCATCAACCATGGGGAGGAGCTGAAGGTTCCGCCATTGATATACAGATACACGCCAAAGAGATCTTGAGGATGAAAGAAGATTTAAATAAAATCCTCAGTAAACATACTAAACAACCATTGGAGAAGATTGAAAAGGACACAGACAGAGATTTCTTCATGAATGCACAGGAAGCTCTAAAATATGGGATTTTAGATAAAGTTATAACTACAAAGAGTGAAGCACAAGAGAATAAAAATTAA
- a CDS encoding alpha-amylase family glycosyl hydrolase has translation MIFYELYLRSFYDSNDDGLGDFLGLKNKLDYLCNLGIDYVWLLPIMKSPAFHGYTVSDFYEVNPVYGTLEHLKNTLKEGHEKGLKFVLDLPINHVAVSSEWFQKALKGEEPYKNWFIWANEKADLDEIRHWDDSKIWQKIGDKYFYGIFGPASPDLNFENPELWNEIKKIFKFWLETGFDGFRLDAAKHIFDFDIEEMHFKYQHEKNVEFWKEMTKYIKSIKEDAIVISEVWDAPEIVRKYEGIFDIGFNFPIAEDLKMTLKKESPSEFNKTLIKCIPEYLPDGKVLSKSGNFLTNHDMTRILSDLKDEEKVKLGFSILYTLPGVPFIYYGEETGMKGIPKDVNFTEDSQEPFHWYENGFGPGQTEWKGYKFNPPYSGESVEEQKKDKNSILNTVKSLISFRKNNLWLENAKVEILNFDENVVELRGYDQLHEIIAYYNLKSSISSFFLQNGQELLSIGNNYIENNVISLAPFGVHIIKKK, from the coding sequence ATGATCTTTTATGAACTGTATCTACGATCATTTTACGACTCTAACGATGATGGCCTAGGAGATTTCCTTGGTTTAAAAAATAAACTAGATTATCTTTGTAATTTAGGTATTGATTATGTTTGGCTTCTTCCTATAATGAAATCTCCGGCATTTCATGGATATACAGTTTCTGATTTCTATGAAGTTAACCCTGTATATGGAACTTTAGAACATTTGAAAAATACTCTGAAAGAAGGCCACGAAAAAGGTTTAAAATTTGTCTTGGATCTTCCTATAAACCATGTCGCTGTCAGTTCTGAATGGTTCCAAAAGGCTTTGAAAGGAGAAGAACCCTATAAGAATTGGTTCATATGGGCAAACGAAAAAGCAGATTTAGATGAAATAAGGCATTGGGATGATAGTAAAATATGGCAAAAAATAGGAGATAAATATTTTTATGGTATTTTTGGTCCTGCTTCTCCTGATCTCAATTTTGAGAATCCAGAACTGTGGAATGAAATTAAGAAGATATTTAAATTCTGGCTAGAGACAGGCTTTGATGGGTTTAGACTAGATGCTGCCAAGCATATTTTCGACTTTGATATTGAAGAAATGCATTTTAAGTATCAACATGAGAAAAACGTTGAATTCTGGAAAGAAATGACAAAGTATATTAAATCTATAAAAGAAGACGCTATTGTTATAAGCGAAGTTTGGGATGCTCCAGAAATAGTTAGAAAATATGAAGGTATATTCGATATAGGCTTTAATTTTCCAATAGCTGAAGATTTAAAAATGACTTTAAAAAAAGAGTCACCGTCAGAATTTAATAAAACATTAATCAAATGTATACCAGAATACCTTCCTGATGGAAAAGTTTTGTCAAAATCGGGTAATTTTTTAACGAATCATGATATGACAAGGATATTATCAGATTTAAAGGATGAAGAAAAAGTAAAACTGGGTTTTTCTATTCTTTATACTTTACCAGGTGTTCCTTTTATCTATTATGGTGAAGAAACAGGTATGAAAGGTATTCCAAAAGATGTCAATTTCACAGAAGACAGTCAGGAACCTTTTCATTGGTACGAAAATGGTTTTGGCCCAGGTCAAACAGAGTGGAAAGGTTATAAGTTTAATCCACCATACTCTGGTGAATCAGTTGAAGAACAAAAAAAAGATAAAAATTCTATATTAAATACTGTCAAATCTTTGATTTCATTTCGAAAAAATAATTTATGGCTAGAAAATGCAAAAGTTGAAATTTTGAATTTTGATGAAAATGTGGTAGAATTAAGAGGATATGACCAATTACATGAAATTATTGCCTATTACAACCTAAAATCGTCGATTTCCTCGTTTTTTCTCCAAAATGGACAAGAATTATTATCAATAGGTAATAATTATATTGAAAACAATGTGATAAGTTTGGCACCATTCGGCGTGCATATAATAAAGAAAAAATAA